A region of the Chaetodon trifascialis isolate fChaTrf1 chromosome 7, fChaTrf1.hap1, whole genome shotgun sequence genome:
aGAACAGAAGTGGAGGCCACCACACTCATTGGTCTCCCCAGTTgtgtcctcctccatctctccttcccaCCCTTTCTCTCATGTGTTTTGGGTGTGGGTAGTGTATGTACACTATGTCTACCACCAGCTGAAGGACTTTAAAACTGCTCAACTTTGAACAGAAGCGGACAAAGTCACAGAGCTGGAAATCATAGCTTGCTGCTTCAGTGTCCCGACAGTGGCAAACCACTCCCAACTCCAACCCGCTCAAACGTACTGTTGCGCTCTGTACACTCTGCACAGGTTcctgaaagttttttttctgacagaatATTATTGATACTTATGACTGTGAGGAGGATAACACTATTTTGGATTGTGTTtcgcttttcttttttttttttcgtacCGTGAATGAATGGCCAGCACTACTCTCTCTGTATTGTCTTAATTAAAACCAATAGCAGGGTGGGTGAAGAGAGGAATGACAACCCCTCAACTACAGACAAGTTATGATCATTGATATTCACAGTGCCTCAAGTTTATCTAATGGCGTGGGGATCTGGGTGTCTGAGAaaaagacatggtggaggatgAGCACCGTGATcttgctgctttctgttttgtttttttaatttgtgattttcttttctaattGATGAAATTTTTCAGGTCAGCATTCACATTTATTCCTCACTGAAGTATACTGAAAATTTGTTTTTAGTCAACTGACAAGCACAATTGTCATTATGTGCCATTGTGAACATTTTTCCTGGTAACAGTCCTGCATCACTAACAAGATTTCATGTGGAAATAGATATCCACAGGAACTGATTTGAGATTCAGCCAAAGTCAGTGgagttctgttttcattttagcaAGAAGTCTTCATCGTGTCTCTTATATGACAAACTAGAATGGTACTTGAATGTGTGCTGGCCTGAAGAACAATAGAGAATCAGAAGAATTGCCTTGCTAAGGCAGGCTGAGCTTGCCAACTGAGCCAACCAATGGTCTGTTTGAAACACAAACCACTGTGAAAACTAGCGGATGGATCTTTTTGGGCTTGGTTAGCAGGAGATACTTATATTCGGCTGTTGTCTCGATGCCATAGACCCCATTTAATTTTGTCCAGTGACAGGTTTGGCAGTATCCCAGGCTGACAGGTACCTGACATGGGCAAACACTGCTTTCATCCTGGAACTTCAAACAGCGCTCGATGATTTGAGAGTTGGCCTCATACTTTATAGACTActgtatttttttcacttgttatttaaaaatacaaccagattgacaAGAATTCTCACCAAGTATTTGTGATGCTGGCAACTTTGGGGAGATATGCTCTGTTATGTAATGATTctcatttgcagtatttcttCAGCATAAATGCATACATGCAGAAGCCTTTCCATTTCCTGTATATTTGCAGAATGCTAATTTGTATCTCTGATAATCACAGCTTTAAACAGCCATTCATCTCAGAATGATTCAGATTGTGCTTGGGCCACATTCAAGAGGCAAACTGTAAAACCCGGATGTTCAATTGTGTTCCATAATGCAGTATGTCTCATCAGTGGCATCTTGATCTGTTTCTGTACGTTAGTCTTCTCAATCTGTGACGTGCATCTCATATACGGCGAGTCTGTAAGGAATGCCAAGTGTCACTGGAACATGAAATTGGGTTTTTGCAGACGAGTCGATAGGCTTAAACAATTCTAAGTGTTTGGCTCCATCAGCAGTCAAGCTTCATTTTAGTTTTGACCTCGATATGTAATATCAGGTTATCTGAAAACGTACTTTGATGAATCTAGAATGTCCACCTGTATTTTTAAATCACTGTGCATCAACAACACAAAGCCCATGAAGTATCCCTGTAAAGCCAGCAACATTTCTATAGAAATCTACCCACACCTGCCCTGACGCCTCCTTTGGTAGGTTTAGCTTCATTTTTGTGGAAGATAAATGATCATTTTGGTCAGCTTCGCCACTCTGTACCCTTCACCCCAATATGTGCCAATAAATCAtgtatgattttgtttttcatatttttttttcatctgataTGAGGAATTCCATGCATTCCCATATTCATTTGGTTTAATAAAAGTATATCCTGTCTGTATAAGAAAGTAATGAGTGTGAGCAAGAGGGGAGGAAGCAAGGAAGGAGTGTATGAGAATGGAGCTGCAAGGTGTTTTACACTTTTGAGAATGTGCTATCGGCTCGACGGCAAAGAAACAATCCGAGTAGTCCTGAACACGGCACTAACAAGACAAATGAATACGGTCGTAAACAGAATCAGAAATGAACTTGGTGCAATATTTAAGATGAGAGTTTCTcaatctttttctcttctctttgcttATGTTGCTGTTCAGAGGGCAGGGGGTTCTATATTGATGTGCCTTCAGAAGAAATACACTTTAGTTTTTTCCCCATCTGCCTTGTGCAAGAAACCAGTCCCTGCTTTTATGTCATAATTGgttattttttgtttactttatCAAACTCCAGTAACACATAATGTCTCCCTAAATTTTATTGTTTAACACTGGAACTCTACTAAGACTTAATCACTACACATCTGATACTGACAttcctgtctttctgttgtaggaacttttttttttttttttttaacatgtactGCCTTGTATTACTATACTTGCAAGGACCCAATAGAGGCCATCTCTGGTTGTCACAAGTGTAGTAATACATGTAACACACACGGAATTCTCCCATACACAGTATTTATCAGACAGGATTGTGTCTTTACTGAATCTCTGCCTGCTTCCTTCACTCTCTTCCGTAACTGCAAACCTAATTTTATAGAGATTAAAATGGAAagatggaggggaaaaaaatcacaattttgtAAAAGAAttttataaaaacaaaacaaaaaaaatcaaaaataaaatgtttgatataaatggcctgtctgtgtgtgtttttcatccgatcatttacatttctttactgTCATCCTTTGAAATTCTTTGtcttttaaacaaatattgaaTCAAACTTCAAATGTTACATACTTACAGTGTACAGTCGGCTGTAAAGACATGCTCGCTCAGATACACATAAACTAGTTCCCTTTTCCCCATTTCACCCGGtcatccctcttcctctctgacctgCTGGCAACCCACTCTCAGGCTTCCCAAACATATTTTGCATGTTGGGTTTAAGCACTGTGCCCACTGAGGGAGAGCCAAACTAAATAATACCTTTAGCTTCCTccttgtgcgtgtgtgaacCTCATCCTATGCCAAGaaactgctgtgtttacatAAATCTGTGTCAGGATGATTGGTTTAGACACGCTGCATAAATAACAGCATCCATCCAGGATGATCCCATGGTGCATGAGAGCTGCCAACTCAGCTGGAGCAACAGCTACAGGAGAGATTGCtacccccaaacacacacactcagacaccaAACTGGGCTAAACTCTTAAAGCAAAAAAGATTTGCCGTATGTAAAAGCTGGACCAGTGCCTACACAGGATAAATTTTCATGGCACACCAAGAAGAAAACCGTTTTGACAGTTACGTCAAGATCACATCCGCTCTTAAAGGTCTGGgaaccaaaacaggaaaaaaaatataagaGTTCCAGATGTGTATGATGCTTTGTTGCATGGAGTGTTCAATGTCTCTTAATCGTACTGATGAGATGTTTTCTGCAGTGGAGATGGATCTCCGCATGCATGCAGCCTGGGCTTTTGCCTATTGTTGGATTAAATACTGAGATTCAAGGCTGAGTTTGACAAAAGTGCTTCCCTTTCTGGCAGTTTTACCGAACTTTTAAGAGAAATTTTTCAGTTGCATTTGGCCTTGCTGATTTCCATCGACTTGTATCCTTGCTGAGTTCTGGGAAGTAATGTCATTATGGTGGCACATGATGGATTATAATGTCACCACAAGTTCTTGCATTGTATGTTAGAGTTTGGAGCATTGCTGCATACACTGAACTATATCTAGGAGGAAAAACTTGTTTTCTCTATTGCAACTCCTCATTGGCAATGTTCATTTATCACGAGGCTCATACGGCTAGAAATGATGATAAAGAGAAACCCATCTCTAATAATATCTCaaaataattgtatttttaatgaaaactaaGCATTAAAGGCAAAAATAACTAACAGAATTTGAGGCTTTCTTTGCACTGACAGTACAACTGAATGTCGCACGGCGCCTCATGAAAAGCAGTTCTATTGCAGAAAAGTAGAAACGGCTCCCTGTGGCGACATAATTGAATACATTAAGATTAGGCACATTATGGCGGTATTAGCCTGAGACAATTCATTTCACAGGATTAAAGGAATCTAATTCTTCAATCAGTAGTTGCCTACATAAAAATCTGCCACTTCATTTAGCCCACATCccctctcagtgtgtttgtgtgtgcggtAACAGCTGAATAATTCATACAGCTGTGTAGATAATAATATACTTCTGTTTCGGTATGTAGAGATAAACAGATGTTCAGGCTTTGTGACTCACACCTTGTACATCAACAAAGTAGCTCATCTAAAGCAGGAAAGCAGCGGCATGGAAGTGGTTGGCTCCTCCAAAGCCGTTTAGATGTATCTGTCACATGATAACAGCGGAAAGCAATCAGCTGTCTGGATAAAATTATCCTGTTTAACAGATGGCAGCCCAAAACTGTGTTATCATGCAGACATAACTGTGCAGCACTGTGACATTCCTGTGTATGCAGCACAAGACTTTAGATATCTATACAAAATAGCTTGATTTAAGGTGATCATAAATTCTAGATTCATTATTGTGTCGCTCACATCTGTTATCTTTTAGTTATGGAACCGCGTGTAGTAATTTGGTCTACATCAGTAATTCATTCATCTCACAATGAGCCTGTTGGTGCAATGATGAAATGTGTATGAGAACGATGATCTGAATATATTTGCAGACATTTAATACATTCAGGGAACTACCTCTTCACTTGAATGTGATAAACACTTACTGCCATTGTTATTATTGTGTGATTATGATGCATTATCACACAGCTCCACTTTCAAGTGATTTTACCTTGTTTTCCATCCATGCATATATCTCAGCTAAGCATGGATGTTCATTGAATGTGACTTAAAATGATATAATGAATCAATTCTCAAACCATGCTGATAATAAGAGCTAAATTTCACCTTACTCTATCGTGTGAGTACCACCTCAGTTTCTACCAGCTCTGTAAAGTGACATGGAGCCCTGCTGCTAGTAAATCATAAACATGCTCAGCTGGCAGCAGTTCTACTGCAACAGATGCTGTAGCCTATGAGGCAAATCTGCTTTACTGCATACCAATTTTGCAATTTGATTGTAGATGAGTCAGTATCTCTGTCAGGCatgtttctcctcatctctgtatCTAATatattgtttgaaaaaaaatgttttttgtagCCTGCATGGATGTCCAGTTCCCTGCCTTGTATTCAAAAGCACTGAATTTCTTTGGTAGGCTGAGGTCATTTCAGAGTTGTCTCCTCATGTAGATATTGCGAAacctatatatttttttctttttggaattTTCTGTAAATGTACTTTCACTTCATCCATTACACATTAATTCAATTTGACATTAACTGGCCTCTCTCACAGCAAACAATTTGACTTACTATAGTGGGAGAGCACAGGTGTACCTaaaatgttgttcacagacagCATGCACAACAGCAGGGCCCTGCAACTGAGTTCCCTGAGTGGAACGCAGCAATTAATATCACTAATTccacctgtgtttttcctgctatgGCACGTCAAAATGTGGGAGACCGCAGTTTGTTTGAGGCCACTCTGCTGATGTACAGGATATGAGTCACAGCAGGTCTGGGTCATAACTAGTGCCACAACATGGCATCTGTTTTCAGGAGATTAGGGGCCAGATGGGACAGTTGGGTATGGCAGCAGAGCAGGCAGACAATCATATCCACAAAAATGCAATAGCATGAGTGCACACACTTTCTGCTGTGCTGTATTGGACATTGGGTTGCCTCAGTGGGAAGTGAACCCCTATTAAAAAGAACATTAGAATAAGTTATAAGTAATTAATTCATAAGAATAAGACATATGAATAAATCATTGGGTTAGTTATAATTTACATAGGTACCTTGTACAGCATAACAGACAAACTTCCCATCATCATGCAGTATGTCTTTTTTGTGTCAGGCTCCTCCATGTCTCTGGTCAGCACTGTGCCACAGCGCCCCCTTTCTCCGCGTGGTGCTCACAGCAGGCTGTCTGTCAGGGTCGGCCTAGCAGACTCCTCCTCCGCCATTTTTGACTGTAAACATCCTGCCGATTTTAAAAGGACAGCGGTGAGCGGGAGGAAGGCGACTGGCGCCATCTTGGCTGTTTTAATGAGTACAACAGGGGAGAATACGCTGGGAGAAATAACATAAATTGTGGAATTTCACTATAAGAAGGGAACTGTcggtgagtgtgtttgcagcggAAATATCTGCGCagtgttttgtgcatttttagAGACGTAGCGAGCGTGCACGATGAATGTATTTGATGCGGCCTTCGTTGTACAAGGAGCCGTTAGCCAGCAGCTAACGACACAGTTGTGCTGGTAGAGGGAAAAAAGTATGAGCAGGTTTTGCTGGGCGCCTCGTTCCTGTGTGGCTTGCTTTCTCATGGGCAAATTGCATTGTTGTCCGCCGATTTAGAATAAAATTGTAATGCTACTTCAAGGAAGTTACGTCGATTCAAACATTACTGTTAAGCGCATAGCATACGATTTCATTGCTCCTTTTGTAGTTAGCTGGCGGCTAATTTAGTTCGTCCCACTTGATGGCGCCGACTATTTACTGGCGTTGACTAACCCATTGGCGCTCTCAGCGTAGTACAGTGTATTAAGTACATTAATAAGCTCACAGATTTCACTTTTCGATAACTTATGTATTTGTGCGATTTGGGAATTAATGAATCATAGAAGTAGAGTTCAGGAAAAGGGAGACATGTGGATTTCCAATGTTTCCCTTCCTTGCTGGGAAATAGGCGGAACTCCAGTGAAGTCAGCGCTTGTTTTGATAAAAGCTCGTTTTCAAATGGTCGTGGCTCGCGTTAGTGTTTGAATTACAGTGTGCAAACGCCAACCATTAAAGTAACTTCAGTGGAGCTAAACGGGAGGAAAAGGTGCTTCGACTGAGTTTCATCGATTTTAAGGCCAACGTTATAACGTTGCTTTAGCTAATAAGCCTCCGTCGTAAGATAAGCTAACGTTGGCGTAGCGTGAAGCTTCTATAAAAAGTTTCTTTGGCAGACTGAGGACCCTCATCCCTGTCAAACAGTTCACAGGGTAACAGTTACTTAACTACAACGTTATCCAGTATTACTGAAACCAAATTGTCTTCATGTTGacgtttttcatcttttcagtgTTGTTGCCTAACGTACtaagagggagggaaaaaaggatCTGAACTTGACTTCATTTTTGAGCATGATATTCAGTTAAGagttatgtttttctttatttttttcacaccGCAGAAATCGATGAAGAAATGAAGACGATatatgcttgttttgtctgacaagaTATATCATCTTACCTGGgaatttttgtcatttcatttgtttcacgCTTTTTGCCCTTAATTATCTTAACTGATTATTACAACTTACTGAGATTTTATTGCTGGTTCTGAGTAACTACAATTTCCAAAATTCAAAATCTGTTGATCGTCGTTTTTCAGACGCTTCAAATGTATTGTACTGTGCTGTTAGCTTGTGctgttttgtgacattttccaatgttttttctttgtacaTAAACTAATCAATTATGTTTTCCAGGTAAATCATaccacagtgtgagtgtgtgagccaGGGGAACCAGGGCAATGTTCTACGCCCACTTTGTCCTGAGCAAACGTGGGCCGCTGGCCAAAATCTGGCTAGCGGCCCATTGGGACAAGAAGCTGACCAAGGCCCATGTGTTTGAATGCAACTTGGAGAGCAGTGTGGAGAGCATCATCTCACCCAAGGTAACAAGATGAAGTGCGGTCTCTGTGTCCTAGTCGTCCTGCTGCGGGCTGTATGTTCACTTTGCAGGCTACGGTCCATTTCATGCTCTGAGTTGTTGCATGTGCTTTGTCCTGCCTTTTATTGTTACCTCCTAATAATTAAAAGTGGTaatatttaattttatgttATCTCCCAAGGTAGAAAACTTTTATTTAGAACAACAAATTACAGTGTCTTCATAAAATTGTTGATTTTCACTGTCTTTGCTCTGAACCTCATTAATGTACCTTGTTAGAATTTACCATTAGTTCAGTCGTATAGTTTACTATAAAAACGTACCCTCCATATATGACTTGTTTTTGACACATAGCATCcgttccatttatttatttggcctTTTTCTCTTAGGTAAAGATGGCATTGCGTACGTCAGGCCACCTGCTCCTTGGGGTGGTGAGAATCTACCACAGGAAGGCCAAGTACCTGCTTGCTGACTGTAATGAAGCCTTCATCAAGATCAAAATGGCTTTTAGGCCAGGTAAGGAGAAATGACGAGCCAAATTGGTACCATAGCAAAGTGCTCTCTGTAATTTTTCTCCTCAAGACAGGAGCTTGTACATTTTCCTTCTCTGAAACAGTTAGATAGctgagagcaaaacagaaaagcCACAGGGGTGAGGGCTCCAGTGGTTTTTCCACCAATATGGGTTGTATGAGGTCATGAAGGTGAaccactgaaacattttctgaattgGTGATCTGTTTTCCCAAACAAAAACAACGGTTTTCTAAACTGCTGCAGTGGTTCTCTTGGTATGGTTGTTGTTTTCATAGGAGTCAGGGTCATAGGAGTACAGCTGCATGTTGTAACAACATTACTGCTTGCATCTGTATTCAGGTGTGGTCGATTTacctgaggaaaacagagaggcagCCTACAATGCCATCACCTTACCTGAGGAGTTCCATGACTTTGACCAGCCACTTCCTGATCTGGAGTAAGTTAACTACATTTGCTGCTCTTGTGGCCATCCCcgccttttttgtttttctttttttgtatcaaTACTTTCAGCAGTTGAAATATTGATTGGTCTGTATGGCGAGACTTTGCTACTGTCCGTAGTACTGGCTTGGTTCACTTTGTGTCATTCAAACTCCAATTATTGTACCCATCGCTGATGTCTTTTGGTGTTGTATTCAAACAGTGACATAGATGTGGCCCAGCAGTTCACCCTGAATCAGAGCAGAGTAGAAGAGATCACCATGAGGGAAGATGTTGGCAACCTCAGCCTCCTGCAGGACAATGACTTTGGTAGGACACTATACATGCTGACATACACACTCAAACCAGCCACTACATATGTGTGAGTAGAGTCATCCTAATGCAGTTGTAAATTTCAACATGAGCGTATCATACTGAATAATTTCAGATGGTATGGATTTtagaaataacatttaattCCTGTGTGTAGTTTCTAATAACAACTTGTTTTACTCTTCAGCTGACTTTGGTATGGATGACCGAGAGATGATGCGTGATGCCAGCACATTTGAGGAGGATATCATGCATGGTGCTACAGCCTCTAACCTTTTGCTAGAGGCTGAGCCTGGCCCAGCTAATCTCCCTGACAAGTCCAACCACATGGAGTATGATGACTTTGGGGATGGCTCCATGGGCAACAGTGATGGGGGAATGCTGGGTGAGGAgttttatcatttattcatttgtttttatcacaTCTTACGAATGTAGTTTACTACTGTTGCAGTTTTTCTGTGAGGTATGTTTGATTGAATAACCAAGAATGATTATCAAGTTAATCCTGTTTATTATTTTCCAGTTGATAAGCTACTAAGCTCTGAGGATGGAGGCGGTATTTTTGATGACCCCCCAGCCATCACAGAAAGTGTTATGATGCCTCCAGATCATGGAGACGATGAGGATGACTTTGACAACCTCCAGTCACGTAAGTAAAGCAAAGTTCTTTTGTCTTTATGCAAACCACGTGAAACAGAAAATTTGGATTTTCCTCGTACATTAGAGTTACCATGTTTCTGTTCAGTTCATTTACACGTGGACAACAGTCTTAACTACTTGTGTAGTTGTCTACATGTTGCATAAATGAGTATGTGCCATTAAGAGTTGAGTGCTCATTGTGTTACCTTTTGCCTGTTAAATgggaatttgtttttgtgtgtgtagctgGTCCAGACAGCCCAGACTCTGGCCCAGCAGAGCCACTGCCAGCAATGGCTGACCAGACAGAGCAGACTACTCTGGTTCACAATGAGGAGGAGGCCTTCGCCCTGGAGCCCATTGACATCACTGGTAAGACTCTCCCTCACCTTTCTGTAGTACTAAACAAAAGTCTTATCAAAGTATCCATTCACCAATTGTTCCGCCATTtacaatttatttttcaactgtaTTCAATGTGTATGAGTATGATTGGCcaatatatactgtacactgtgTGATGATAGATTAGTCAGCCAGTAGAGATTTTGCTGCATCCTTTCTGCTAAGGTAGCTATACCTTAAATGTCTCAGGTTTTGTTGAGCTCTAGCATCCAATGTTACCAATAAATGAGCAGCactggatggaaaaaaaagcaacacagtgcTGATACACAGTTGACCTCTGAAGCCCTCAGGAACACTGATGGAAATGTGGTAGCAAAGCTCATTTGCCTCTTCTCTTCATATCTTCAGTGAAAGAGACCAAGGCGAAGCGTAAGAGGAAGCTGATTGTGGACAGCGTGAAGGAGCTGGACAGCAAGACCATCAGGGCCCAGCTGTCTGACTACTCGGACATTGTCACCACTCTGGACCTCGCCCCTCCCACTAAGAAGCTTATGATGTGGAAGGAGACTGGAGGAGTGGAGaagcttttctctctgcctgctcAGCCTCTGTGGAATGCCAGGCTACTGAAGGTAACAAATTCTTATTAGAAATATGCACGTGTTGTTGGATAAATATCTTCATGCATTCACTTGTAACAATTTGAGAACATGGTAAAACTGTCAGATGTCTGCCTGACATAACATACAAACAACATTGCCACGCGCAGCAGTAATGAGCAAGCAGCACCGGAGGTCTGATTCTCCAAGTAGGTCAGACACTGTTTAATGGAAGAGGAGAGAGTAGATTTCTAATATTGTATCTTTCATTGACATTCTGTTCAGGTTGTGGGATTTAAAATGAGAACAATGAAGGAACGGGCGGTGGAGGAAGTGATTGGTTTTGTCTGTGTCTTTTCCCTATTCTTTCACACCCACACGATACCTCTCCAGAATATTGAATGGAGAATGTGTTGATGCATAATTTAGTGGacctcttttccttttgtcaTGCATCAGTCCTCCCGAGCAGTACGACTGACTTGGCATGAAGTTTGggaattttttttaacttttttgaAATAAAACTTCACTCTAACTGTTAAATCTCTGATGTCAGATGTTCACGCGCTGCCTGACAcctctggtgccagatgagctgaggaagaggagaaagggtGGTGAAGCAGACAGTCTGGATGAATTCCTCAAAGAGCTGGAGAACCCAGAGGTGCCTAGAGAGGAGGTCCTGAGTCACCACAGAGATGTTATTGGTAAGCCTTGCTTTCCTGCATGGTCTGACACTCCAACATCTCACATGCTTGTGAGTTATGAACCAGCTGGACCTCTCAGCTCATCTGGAATAGGCCATCAGGTTATTCCCCAGGTGTCCACAACAACTAGTGAAACTTCCTTTATCTTATTATGCCCCAAAAGCCTTGGAACATCCTACCCAGTCACGTTAGCTGTGCTCcaacactatttttttttttttttaaacctaagCTGAAAATGTTCCTTTCAGCTGCGCCTCTCAGTCGCCTGATTTGCACATCTTAATtgctattttatttttgcttcctTCGTTGGGTTTAACTCCCATATctgttttttaactttttatcttaattgttttatttccttAATGGTTCATAACTCACAGGTATTatatatgtttgttttaattgtctttcctattattattattattgttttactATCCACATAGTTTTTGTGGCTGCAGTTTCCACGGTAGCTCACGCTCTGTGCTGCACATTGTACTTCCACCTGGAATGAAatgtgccatataaataaagttttgccTGGAAGAAATGAGTGGAGGCCATTTCCCAGTGCAGACATATCATCAGCTGTGTGAGGGGGAAACCATTAGTTACTGAACAAGGCTGTGTTCACTTTCACATTTCCTTTTGCATTCTGTTAACAATCTCCTTTATCGGACCCTCAGACCAGACGATCATGGAGGAGCCTAGTATGCTGGCAGCCTCTGCAATGGAGGGCAGCAGGACGACCCTGGATGAGACAGTCATGCCTCCTCCATCCACCCCCCGTGGTGTCAAGCGCAAGACCCTCGACAAAGAGGGCACCCTTCCTGTGAGTTTGAGTCACctaaatgttgtttttcctctgtcaaaACAGGAATTTTCCCTCAATGCTGTTGTGAAAGGCCTCCAGTGGATGATTTCAGTGTTTATCAGTGGAGCCATAATACACACCAGATGaagatttttgcattttctgaatttgaaatttttttaactttgtaaACACTCAACAACAAAATAAGAGAAACACGAAACACCATCAGTTCGGTTGACTGCCCTGTGTCCTAACCTGGTCCGGCCTTGGGCgtcctgctttctgtctttcagatgGCTCCcttggagcagcagcagcagcaggtggctgACCACTCAGTCCTGTCTCAGAGGTTAGACATACCTCAGGTCGATATGCCCCCAGAGGAGAGCAGTGTCA
Encoded here:
- the LOC139333885 gene encoding double-strand-break repair protein rad21 homolog A-like — encoded protein: MFYAHFVLSKRGPLAKIWLAAHWDKKLTKAHVFECNLESSVESIISPKVKMALRTSGHLLLGVVRIYHRKAKYLLADCNEAFIKIKMAFRPGVVDLPEENREAAYNAITLPEEFHDFDQPLPDLDDIDVAQQFTLNQSRVEEITMREDVGNLSLLQDNDFADFGMDDREMMRDASTFEEDIMHGATASNLLLEAEPGPANLPDKSNHMEYDDFGDGSMGNSDGGMLVDKLLSSEDGGGIFDDPPAITESVMMPPDHGDDEDDFDNLQSPGPDSPDSGPAEPLPAMADQTEQTTLVHNEEEAFALEPIDITVKETKAKRKRKLIVDSVKELDSKTIRAQLSDYSDIVTTLDLAPPTKKLMMWKETGGVEKLFSLPAQPLWNARLLKMFTRCLTPLVPDELRKRRKGGEADSLDEFLKELENPEVPREEVLSHHRDVIDQTIMEEPSMLAASAMEGSRTTLDETVMPPPSTPRGVKRKTLDKEGTLPMAPLEQQQQQVADHSVLSQRLDIPQVDMPPEESSVNLTQLVPELDLLGEKSKDKKDESDEEEEEEGQAGDQDQEEKRWNKRTQQMLHGLQRVMAKTGADSISLLELCQNNNKKQAAAKFYSFLVLKKQQAIEVTQTEPYSDIIATAGPRFHLI